Proteins encoded in a region of the Malaciobacter mytili LMG 24559 genome:
- the flgC gene encoding flagellar basal body rod protein FlgC — protein sequence MGFFDGYNVATSGMSAQRTRINVVSANIANAQTTHTAEGGPYKKQNVVFEDVLLNTGKKVNSNDIEQTNSKDSNYELRGVAVKSVIQSDAKPVMRYEPAHPDANEEGYVAYPDINPVTEMVNLIEATRSYEANIAAFNTHKSIDTKTLEILKA from the coding sequence ATGGGGTTTTTTGATGGATACAATGTAGCAACTTCTGGTATGAGTGCTCAAAGAACTAGAATTAATGTAGTAAGTGCAAATATTGCAAATGCTCAAACTACTCATACAGCTGAGGGTGGGCCTTATAAAAAACAAAATGTTGTATTTGAAGATGTACTTTTAAATACTGGAAAAAAAGTTAATAGTAATGATATTGAACAAACAAATAGTAAAGATTCAAATTATGAATTAAGAGGTGTTGCTGTAAAATCTGTAATTCAATCTGATGCTAAACCAGTTATGAGATATGAGCCTGCTCATCCTGATGCAAATGAGGAAGGATATGTGGCATATCCAGATATTAATCCTGTAACTGAAATGGTTAATCTTATTGAAGCAACAAGATCTTATGAAGCAAATATCGCAGCATTTAATACTCATAAAAGTATTGATACAAAAACGCTGGAGATTTTAAAGGCTTAA
- the fliE gene encoding flagellar hook-basal body complex protein FliE, whose translation MNISSIKDSISSLGISSNNNLDVKNQGQGSFSNMLKDAIGEVNQAQVEGYNAMEGIATGKVANLQEAVQRIEEAELSLKLALEVKNKAIAAYKEVARIQA comes from the coding sequence ATGAATATTTCATCAATTAAAGACTCGATAAGTTCTTTAGGAATATCTTCAAACAATAATCTTGATGTAAAAAATCAAGGTCAAGGATCTTTTTCAAATATGTTAAAAGATGCTATTGGTGAAGTAAATCAAGCACAAGTTGAAGGGTATAATGCAATGGAAGGAATTGCAACTGGTAAAGTTGCAAATTTACAAGAAGCAGTTCAAAGAATTGAAGAAGCTGAACTTTCTTTAAAACTTGCATTGGAAGTAAAAAATAAAGCAATTGCAGCTTATAAAGAAGTTGCTAGAATTCAAGCATAA
- a CDS encoding AAA family ATPase, translating to MFNTISNQASKLINLTRRNKQLSKTKLITITSGKGGVGKSTFTGNIAYLLSSRGFKVAVIDADIGLANMQVLFDIKPKFTLFDYIEGKITIEEALLQTSYKNLFLVAGKSGYQYANHSNSFVFARIVEDVINLNEFDIVLIDTGAGLNEYVKEFLAISNNILAITTTDPSALTDLYALMKMLSKDKEELMLCFNHTRNHQIGDTISNSLINLAKKNRLNDNFMVKYIGNVSTSANISTTGRLRKLFSHEFKNDDSTRQLQAIIDTLLKNIK from the coding sequence GTGTTTAATACAATCTCAAATCAAGCTAGTAAGCTTATTAATTTAACAAGAAGAAATAAGCAACTTTCAAAAACAAAACTTATTACAATTACTTCTGGAAAAGGTGGAGTTGGTAAATCCACTTTTACTGGAAATATAGCTTATTTACTCTCTTCAAGAGGTTTTAAAGTAGCTGTAATAGATGCAGATATTGGTTTAGCAAATATGCAAGTTTTATTTGATATTAAACCAAAATTTACTTTATTTGATTATATAGAAGGTAAAATTACAATAGAAGAAGCCCTTTTGCAAACTTCTTATAAAAATCTTTTTTTAGTAGCTGGAAAAAGTGGATACCAATATGCAAATCACTCTAATTCTTTTGTCTTTGCAAGAATAGTAGAAGATGTAATAAACTTAAATGAATTTGATATAGTTCTTATTGATACTGGGGCTGGATTAAATGAATATGTAAAAGAGTTTTTAGCAATTTCTAATAATATTTTAGCAATAACTACAACAGACCCAAGTGCCTTAACAGACCTATATGCCCTTATGAAAATGTTGTCCAAAGATAAAGAAGAGCTTATGTTGTGCTTTAATCATACAAGAAATCATCAAATTGGAGATACAATTTCAAATTCTTTAATAAATTTGGCTAAAAAAAATAGATTAAATGACAATTTTATGGTAAAATATATAGGTAATGTATCAACTTCTGCAAATATTTCAACGACTGGCCGGTTAAGAAAGTTATTTAGTCATGAGTTCAAAAATGATGACTCAACGAGACAACTACAAGCAATAATTGATACCTTACTAAAAAATATTAAATAG
- the flhF gene encoding flagellar biosynthesis protein FlhF has translation MNMLSFLGETPTIALRKAQEECGEDAIVISTKKISSAKDGNKDMYEVVVALEDETQVKKSVYTKKIVSKDPKKDEKFQASVYDFRAEILKMQDAIGQVQKSLWDPKSQLYDLTIPPEFVDMYNLFEQNEFDQEMTYTIMKKTIKQLPVSLKVNPKKVNDFFKLILRRIIPIKHEIPLRKHQRKITMMVGPTGVGKTTTIAKLAARYAYKLGQNYKVGIVTLDSFRVGAIEQLQAYTNIMRLPLEIVKNPEDLIEALLRLKDCNYIFIDTAGSSQYDVDKIELINEYQNRVDELPIEKILVLPANVKQSDLLEVYTNYSRLNIDYLTFTKLDETRSFGNLISFAHKTKKSITYFSVGQNVPDDLIVSDASFLIDCFMNNSCPRR, from the coding sequence ATGAATATGCTTTCCTTTTTAGGTGAAACACCTACAATTGCTTTAAGAAAGGCACAAGAAGAGTGTGGTGAAGATGCAATTGTAATTTCTACAAAAAAAATTTCTAGTGCAAAAGATGGAAATAAAGATATGTATGAAGTGGTTGTTGCACTAGAGGATGAAACACAGGTAAAAAAATCAGTTTATACAAAAAAAATAGTTTCAAAAGACCCTAAAAAAGATGAGAAATTTCAAGCTTCAGTTTATGATTTTAGGGCTGAGATTTTAAAAATGCAAGATGCAATAGGTCAAGTTCAAAAATCACTATGGGACCCAAAAAGTCAGCTTTATGATTTAACAATTCCTCCTGAATTTGTAGATATGTATAATCTTTTTGAACAAAATGAATTTGATCAAGAAATGACTTATACAATTATGAAAAAGACAATTAAACAATTGCCTGTTTCTTTAAAAGTAAATCCTAAAAAAGTAAATGATTTTTTCAAATTAATTTTAAGAAGAATTATTCCAATAAAGCATGAAATTCCATTAAGAAAACATCAAAGAAAAATTACCATGATGGTAGGGCCTACTGGAGTTGGGAAAACAACAACAATTGCAAAATTGGCTGCAAGATATGCTTATAAATTAGGACAAAATTATAAAGTTGGAATTGTTACACTGGATTCTTTTAGAGTTGGTGCTATTGAGCAATTACAAGCTTATACAAATATTATGAGACTTCCTTTGGAAATTGTAAAAAATCCTGAAGATTTAATAGAAGCTTTATTAAGATTAAAAGATTGTAATTATATTTTTATTGATACTGCTGGGTCATCTCAATATGATGTGGATAAAATTGAACTTATAAATGAGTATCAAAATAGAGTTGATGAATTACCTATTGAAAAAATTTTAGTTTTACCTGCAAATGTGAAGCAAAGTGATTTATTAGAAGTATATACAAATTATTCAAGATTAAATATTGATTATTTAACTTTTACTAAACTTGATGAAACAAGAAGTTTTGGTAATTTAATTTCCTTTGCACATAAAACAAAAAAATCAATTACTTATTTTTCAGTTGGTCAAAATGTTCCTGATGATTTAATTGTTTCTGATGCTTCTTTTTTAATTGATTGTTTTATGAACAACTCTTGTCCAAGGAGATAA
- a CDS encoding flagellar motor protein MotB, which translates to MAKNKCPECPKCLPGWLVQFGDLMSLLLTFFILLLSMAVMDKKKVEEYFDIMRKAMGFLDKTADVREQTDEHSNNKSNSDSDDNMTAAEEGVEEASNEIKEIVEMANDTAADQSQVMQITKGKNEFVLDIPSTIMFKPGEYKIDNPASKRFIAKIARVIRTMPQTFSIEIIGYTDNGAFKSDKIPRDDWDLSALRAIEVVKELIKNRIDPAQLKVSAFASYHPKSEVASDNRRVEMRFFSENIQSDILNEENFFDRLEEK; encoded by the coding sequence ATGGCTAAAAATAAATGTCCTGAATGCCCAAAATGTTTACCAGGTTGGCTAGTACAATTTGGTGACTTAATGTCATTACTTTTAACATTTTTTATTTTATTACTATCTATGGCTGTAATGGATAAAAAGAAAGTTGAAGAGTATTTTGATATTATGAGAAAAGCTATGGGCTTTTTGGATAAAACAGCAGATGTTAGAGAACAAACAGATGAACACTCTAATAATAAAAGTAATAGTGATAGTGATGATAATATGACGGCTGCTGAAGAGGGTGTAGAAGAGGCTTCTAATGAAATTAAAGAAATTGTAGAGATGGCCAATGATACAGCTGCTGATCAATCTCAGGTTATGCAAATAACAAAAGGTAAAAATGAGTTTGTTTTAGATATTCCTTCAACTATTATGTTTAAACCAGGAGAATATAAAATTGATAATCCTGCTTCTAAGAGATTTATTGCTAAAATAGCAAGAGTAATAAGAACAATGCCTCAAACTTTCTCTATAGAAATAATAGGCTATACTGATAATGGGGCTTTTAAAAGTGATAAAATTCCAAGAGATGATTGGGATTTATCAGCTTTAAGAGCAATAGAAGTGGTAAAAGAGTTAATTAAAAATAGAATTGACCCAGCGCAATTAAAAGTTTCTGCTTTTGCTTCTTATCATCCAAAAAGTGAAGTTGCTTCTGATAATAGAAGAGTTGAAATGCGATTCTTTTCAGAAAATATTCAATCAGATATTTTAAATGAAGAAAATTTCTTTGATAGGTTGGAAGAAAAATGA
- a CDS encoding motility protein A: MDKSTLGGLVAGWAFVSLAIILGGAGFGVYVDVPSIIIVFGGTLAVTAGQFEISELKRITPAIKVAFNEVKSEPLPELVEKIVFYATEVKKHGVMHIEQKVLEETNPFLKEAFQLIVDGTKPDVLEPLLETKLEHIDKRHSVMISIFGNIGGTAGAMGMIGTLVGLVAMLANLSDPAAVGPAMAVALLTTMYGALLGTLFAGIIENKLSRKHSLEITACEVIIAGASMIAAEESIGNIKMKLNAILVELPE; encoded by the coding sequence ATGGATAAGAGTACATTAGGTGGATTAGTTGCAGGTTGGGCATTTGTTTCTCTTGCTATTATATTAGGTGGTGCAGGTTTTGGTGTATATGTTGATGTGCCTTCAATTATTATTGTATTTGGTGGTACTTTAGCTGTTACAGCAGGGCAATTTGAAATTTCAGAATTAAAAAGAATTACTCCTGCAATTAAAGTAGCTTTTAATGAAGTTAAATCTGAACCTTTACCTGAATTGGTAGAAAAAATAGTTTTTTATGCAACAGAAGTTAAAAAACATGGGGTTATGCATATTGAACAAAAAGTTTTAGAAGAGACAAATCCTTTCTTAAAAGAAGCCTTTCAACTTATAGTCGATGGAACTAAACCAGATGTACTTGAACCTTTATTAGAGACTAAATTAGAGCATATTGATAAAAGACATAGCGTAATGATCTCTATATTTGGAAATATTGGTGGAACAGCTGGAGCTATGGGGATGATTGGTACATTAGTTGGACTAGTTGCCATGCTAGCAAACCTTTCTGACCCTGCTGCTGTTGGACCTGCAATGGCCGTTGCTTTATTAACTACAATGTATGGGGCCCTTTTAGGTACTTTATTTGCAGGTATTATTGAAAATAAATTATCAAGAAAACATAGTCTTGAAATAACAGCGTGTGAGGTTATTATCGCTGGTGCTTCTATGATTGCAGCAGAAGAATCAATTGGTAATATAAAAATGAAACTAAATGCAATCTTAGTTGAATTACCAGAATAG
- a CDS encoding FliM/FliN family flagellar motor switch protein, whose translation MASDLSNILKDELCNTLEQLLSKNASIDSISEFDTSSLESSQCIEVDVKFDFSAGSSTCSFFIPTISATKFEYFMLGGMGDLKEHIDDEIADAVNEIISNICGSFATSVNAQNFPDVGTLKFEILNASIVESSTISSKSNIFELNLLMDNEKLPIIISFDNLILPFVSSITGTKVDDIPLTPDVPAVSSSNTNEAIRSDELSISSLLSENSAHNLQLLFNIKLKLSVRLGTKNFLLKDILRWDIGEIIELDQMVNEPLEILVNGIKIGEGEAVIVEGKFGLKVKSIGNESLRLNQLGLK comes from the coding sequence TTGGCATCAGATTTATCAAATATTTTAAAAGATGAGTTATGTAATACTCTAGAACAACTATTATCAAAAAATGCTTCAATTGATTCTATTTCTGAATTTGATACTTCTTCTTTAGAATCAAGTCAATGTATTGAAGTTGATGTAAAATTTGATTTTAGTGCAGGAAGTTCAACTTGTTCTTTTTTTATTCCTACTATTTCAGCAACAAAATTTGAATATTTTATGTTAGGTGGAATGGGAGATTTAAAAGAACATATTGATGATGAGATTGCTGATGCAGTTAATGAAATAATCTCAAATATTTGTGGAAGTTTTGCAACTTCAGTAAATGCACAAAATTTTCCAGATGTGGGAACTTTAAAATTTGAGATATTAAATGCATCTATTGTTGAATCTTCAACAATAAGTTCAAAAAGTAATATTTTTGAACTAAATTTACTTATGGATAATGAAAAATTACCAATTATTATAAGTTTTGATAATTTGATTTTACCATTTGTTAGTTCTATAACAGGAACAAAAGTTGATGATATACCTTTAACTCCTGATGTTCCCGCTGTTTCATCTTCAAATACAAATGAAGCAATAAGAAGTGATGAATTAAGCATAAGTTCTTTACTTTCTGAAAATTCAGCACATAATTTACAGCTATTATTTAATATAAAATTGAAGTTAAGTGTAAGATTAGGTACAAAAAACTTTTTACTAAAAGATATTCTTAGATGGGATATTGGTGAAATTATTGAGTTAGACCAAATGGTAAATGAGCCACTTGAGATTTTAGTTAATGGAATTAAAATTGGAGAGGGTGAAGCCGTAATTGTTGAAGGAAAATTTGGTTTAAAAGTAAAAAGTATAGGAAATGAGTCTTTAAGACTGAATCAATTAGGATTAAAATAG
- a CDS encoding flagellin: MELGRIAEIDNAKMNQIEKAQKVSEVNTKEKIVPDEKYKNAQSSNQISDKNEVILDNVRFGYNKNSQDFFVKVTRGEAEYKYPTEDMMRVKAQLLQELESKLK, translated from the coding sequence ATGGAATTAGGAAGAATTGCAGAAATTGATAATGCAAAGATGAACCAAATTGAAAAAGCTCAGAAAGTTTCTGAAGTTAATACAAAAGAAAAAATTGTACCAGATGAAAAGTATAAAAATGCACAATCTTCAAATCAAATTTCAGATAAAAATGAAGTGATTTTAGATAATGTTAGATTTGGATATAACAAAAATTCGCAAGATTTCTTTGTAAAAGTTACAAGGGGTGAAGCTGAATATAAGTATCCAACTGAAGATATGATGAGAGTAAAAGCTCAGTTACTTCAAGAGTTAGAATCAAAACTAAAATAG
- a CDS encoding tetratricopeptide repeat protein, producing MRRFYLYFFFIPFFFTSLYAQKDLIESQPEIIFNYDKLKEEQDNFTLQFDFNKAVLMMEKKEYKKAIEIFKQTATIIKIPSFLNIAIAYYKLEEFDNAKLYLNNIYEYKKAIFTDTYSYMSACYYLYQISKDTQYLDIIIDISKKHKNLTEHSKRMLADTLIILKDYEKALEVLNNMKFPLDLKKAILYLKLRNYEKAQEFLIKAKEKTFNQNMIDKILWIMVYRDLKANDLEKLVENLDLINKRKSNFKANLELPLQIFFNKDKYTSKDYLDFITNFTVKREIDYLFYFAPFVFSDSQEIIYDISKGFIFKSKQNIQSLEKMVEYNAKFIEIIKEDPIIRVKKLKELITPKTKSYVYYNLALSYAQIFDFNNAYNYFEKAYKLNPGNKLYAVMTLIAAKRIDKKVSDFEYIDTNIKSEHGLYKYFGLSLYKAVLNNQFNVKVDPLYYKDTIFYKALDYLSLKKENKDTLAHPLFEEYYKDPFVYLIKLVKRDKKQNDFEYFSKLQDSVPLFINDNFLEGPLVVTRYYLDILKAMGLFYKANLNIENKQTPSYLRTRALKQLYLGNADETIKILNDLQKEYGLEDRYTMYMQVAALLDQEKYNEASIQISLIKAILNDHDADFLTGVQLIQELKLSSAKQYFKSKYLDSMIDFRLLNIDEFLESL from the coding sequence TTGAGAAGATTTTATTTATATTTTTTCTTTATACCCTTTTTCTTTACCTCTTTATATGCACAAAAAGATTTAATTGAATCTCAACCAGAAATTATTTTCAATTATGATAAATTAAAAGAGGAACAAGATAATTTTACTTTACAGTTTGATTTTAATAAAGCTGTACTTATGATGGAAAAAAAAGAGTATAAAAAAGCAATAGAAATCTTTAAACAAACTGCAACTATTATAAAAATCCCTTCATTTTTAAATATTGCAATTGCTTATTATAAATTAGAAGAGTTTGATAATGCTAAATTGTATTTAAATAATATCTATGAATATAAGAAAGCAATTTTTACTGATACTTATTCTTATATGTCTGCTTGCTATTATTTATATCAAATTAGTAAAGATACTCAATATTTAGATATTATTATTGATATTTCTAAAAAACATAAAAATTTAACAGAACATTCAAAAAGAATGCTTGCTGATACTTTAATCATTTTAAAAGATTATGAAAAAGCTTTAGAAGTATTAAATAATATGAAATTTCCTTTGGATTTAAAAAAAGCTATTTTATATTTAAAACTTAGAAATTATGAAAAAGCACAAGAATTTTTAATTAAAGCAAAAGAAAAAACTTTTAATCAAAATATGATAGATAAGATATTATGGATTATGGTTTATAGAGATTTAAAAGCAAATGATTTAGAAAAATTAGTAGAAAATCTTGATTTAATAAATAAAAGAAAAAGTAATTTTAAAGCAAATTTAGAATTACCTTTACAAATATTTTTTAATAAAGATAAATATACATCAAAAGATTATTTGGATTTTATTACAAATTTTACAGTAAAAAGAGAGATAGATTATCTATTCTATTTTGCACCTTTTGTTTTTTCTGATAGTCAAGAGATTATTTATGATATTTCTAAAGGATTTATCTTTAAAAGTAAACAAAATATTCAAAGCTTAGAAAAAATGGTTGAATATAATGCTAAATTTATTGAAATTATTAAAGAAGACCCAATTATAAGAGTTAAGAAGTTAAAAGAGTTAATTACTCCTAAAACAAAATCATATGTATATTATAACTTAGCTTTATCATATGCTCAAATTTTTGATTTTAACAATGCTTATAACTATTTTGAAAAAGCATATAAATTAAATCCAGGGAATAAACTATATGCTGTTATGACCTTAATTGCAGCTAAAAGAATTGATAAGAAAGTTTCAGATTTTGAGTATATTGATACAAATATAAAATCTGAACATGGTTTATATAAATATTTTGGATTATCTTTATATAAAGCTGTTTTAAATAATCAATTTAATGTAAAAGTAGATCCTTTATATTATAAAGATACAATTTTTTATAAAGCTTTAGACTATTTATCTTTAAAAAAAGAAAATAAAGATACTTTAGCACATCCACTTTTTGAAGAGTATTATAAAGATCCTTTTGTATATTTAATTAAACTAGTAAAAAGAGATAAAAAACAAAATGATTTTGAATATTTTTCAAAACTTCAAGATAGTGTACCTTTATTTATAAATGATAACTTTTTAGAAGGACCTTTAGTTGTAACTAGATATTACTTAGATATTTTAAAAGCTATGGGTTTATTTTATAAAGCTAATTTAAATATAGAAAATAAACAAACACCATCATATTTAAGAACAAGAGCCTTAAAACAGTTATATCTTGGCAATGCAGATGAAACAATTAAAATCTTAAATGACCTTCAAAAAGAGTATGGTTTAGAAGATAGATATACAATGTATATGCAAGTTGCTGCACTTTTAGATCAAGAAAAATATAATGAAGCTTCAATTCAGATCTCATTAATTAAAGCGATTTTAAATGATCATGATGCAGATTTTTTAACAGGTGTTCAATTAATTCAAGAGCTAAAATTATCTAGTGCTAAACAATATTTTAAATCAAAATATTTAGATAGTATGATAGATTTTAGATTGCTTAATATAGATGAGTTTTTAGAATCTTTATAA
- a CDS encoding flagellar hook-basal body complex protein — translation MIGALWTGISGLSSQQTALDNESNNIANVNTIGYKSSRISFADQMYQDRIGKGSKILDAEKLYVQGNLKLTGVNYDMALSGDGFFTVKNSRQSGTSETFYTRAGNFRMGDNGTLQDSAGNEVQGWAMRPIDPDSDVISTNPNATLFSDDYSELLGSRIIRHDTYVETVTAKSTDYETTAKGDAVDAFSGTGLKNKAAKLNDIEELKKEYIRRLQDLKNTPDGPSSTSISQKSQVRFEGDTFKGEGDQISITINGTKIPQNFLSTNATDALITSLVNFAVDTGSASVGGSGTTTVTTSIVVANNTRYSMTIDGVEVHYDSDTDATMQEILDGLENAISTNATISGSANPVTGITKDAVGGTIQLTFGSNATVTEATYASNVTEDYDLVASKIATYKALADKISSTVPGMVAYNIIDPVTATAVDQGKFEEKDIFFATTNPLEVYKGMIEIKSLIPGQDFIINTVEEMSSSTTVNGEVNDTLSRTKAQSGTGVGALESIRDALSRAITGNQRNVYAPADLAALASGIDHTLDFSIYDPTLKKNIEFTMNLAGTSGGVDITSVDELVAAIQAGGNPADTTKQVQFNNYFTVENVNGNLVISTKDSKYDLEFSTTLTDITNNIVKDKNGDYSGRKGAGAEFLEITNTIEQTATQSSLQLKLDALNISNSPFGEFNIDQTGLITMKQGGVDFAIGQVSIALFNNQRGLLPSGDNLLAKTNESGDPIYNINNNKTAKIEGKTLELSTADLSESLVNLMVFQRAFEANAKSITTSDELLNTLINLKR, via the coding sequence ATGATTGGAGCACTTTGGACAGGTATTTCAGGGCTATCGTCGCAACAAACGGCATTAGATAATGAATCTAATAATATAGCTAACGTAAATACAATTGGATATAAAAGCTCAAGGATCTCTTTTGCAGATCAAATGTATCAAGATAGAATTGGTAAAGGTTCTAAAATCTTAGATGCAGAAAAACTTTATGTTCAAGGTAACCTTAAATTAACTGGTGTTAATTACGATATGGCTCTAAGTGGAGATGGTTTCTTTACTGTAAAAAATAGTAGACAAAGTGGAACATCTGAAACATTTTATACAAGAGCAGGAAACTTTAGAATGGGTGACAATGGAACTCTTCAAGATTCTGCTGGAAATGAGGTTCAAGGTTGGGCAATGAGACCAATTGATCCTGATTCAGATGTAATTTCTACTAATCCAAATGCAACTTTATTTTCTGATGATTATTCAGAATTATTAGGTTCAAGAATTATTAGACATGATACATATGTAGAAACTGTTACAGCAAAATCAACAGATTATGAAACTACAGCAAAAGGAGATGCAGTTGATGCTTTCTCTGGAACTGGACTTAAAAATAAAGCTGCAAAATTAAATGATATTGAAGAGTTAAAAAAAGAGTATATTAGAAGATTACAAGATCTTAAAAATACTCCAGATGGACCTTCTTCAACATCAATTTCACAAAAATCTCAAGTAAGATTTGAGGGAGATACATTTAAAGGTGAAGGAGATCAAATCTCTATTACTATTAATGGTACAAAAATTCCTCAAAACTTCTTAAGTACAAATGCAACCGATGCTTTAATTACTTCATTAGTAAATTTTGCTGTTGATACAGGTAGTGCATCAGTTGGAGGGTCAGGAACAACAACTGTAACAACTTCAATTGTAGTTGCAAATAATACAAGATACTCTATGACTATTGATGGAGTTGAAGTTCACTATGACTCAGATACAGATGCAACAATGCAAGAGATTTTAGATGGATTAGAAAATGCAATTAGTACAAATGCTACTATTAGTGGTAGTGCTAATCCTGTAACTGGTATTACTAAAGATGCTGTAGGTGGAACAATTCAATTAACATTTGGTTCAAATGCAACTGTAACAGAAGCTACATATGCAAGTAATGTAACTGAAGATTATGATTTAGTTGCTAGTAAAATTGCAACATATAAAGCTTTAGCAGATAAAATCTCTTCTACTGTTCCTGGAATGGTAGCTTATAATATTATTGACCCAGTTACTGCAACAGCAGTTGATCAAGGTAAATTTGAAGAAAAAGATATTTTCTTTGCAACAACAAATCCTTTAGAAGTATATAAAGGTATGATTGAAATTAAATCACTTATTCCTGGGCAAGATTTTATTATTAATACAGTTGAAGAGATGAGTTCAAGTACAACTGTTAATGGTGAAGTAAATGATACTTTAAGTAGAACAAAAGCACAATCAGGAACAGGTGTTGGTGCTTTAGAAAGTATTAGAGATGCACTATCAAGAGCAATTACAGGAAATCAAAGAAATGTATATGCTCCTGCTGATTTAGCAGCACTTGCTTCAGGAATTGATCATACTTTAGATTTTTCTATTTATGATCCAACATTAAAGAAAAATATTGAATTTACAATGAATTTAGCTGGAACAAGTGGTGGGGTTGATATTACTTCAGTTGATGAATTGGTAGCTGCTATTCAAGCTGGTGGAAACCCTGCTGATACAACAAAACAAGTTCAATTTAATAACTATTTTACTGTTGAAAATGTAAATGGAAATTTAGTAATCTCTACTAAAGACTCTAAATATGATTTAGAATTTAGTACAACTTTAACTGATATTACAAATAATATAGTTAAAGATAAAAATGGAGACTATAGTGGTAGAAAAGGTGCAGGTGCTGAGTTCTTAGAAATTACAAATACTATTGAACAAACAGCAACTCAAAGTTCATTACAATTAAAGCTTGATGCACTAAATATTTCAAACTCTCCTTTTGGTGAATTTAATATTGACCAAACTGGACTTATTACTATGAAGCAAGGTGGAGTTGATTTTGCAATTGGTCAAGTATCTATTGCTTTATTTAATAACCAAAGAGGATTATTACCTTCTGGGGATAACTTACTTGCAAAAACAAATGAGTCTGGTGACCCTATTTATAATATTAACAATAATAAAACAGCTAAAATTGAAGGAAAAACATTAGAGTTAAGTACTGCTGACTTATCTGAGTCTTTAGTTAATTTAATGGTATTCCAAAGGGCATTTGAAGCAAATGCTAAATCAATTACAACATCTGATGAATTGTTAAATACTCTTATAAACTTAAAACGATAA